From the genome of Solanum lycopersicum chromosome 12, SLM_r2.1:
GCATCCAATCAAAGATACAAAGCTGTACTTCCTAGATTTGAAAAATAGGTTTTTCAATTTTCTGTCCTCTTTTTCCTTGTCATGCGTTTATCTAAttatcaaattgtatataaacaCCAACATAGATTGCAGGTACTGACAAATTCATCAAAGTAATAGATTTTTTGCGCCGTCAACTCCATAGGGAGACATTGGTAAGCCCTTTATCTTTTTTGAAATTCTAACATACAGAAGAAAGAATTGCTCTAAATTGTTGAAATTCTGAAGCACTGTGCAATAGAGTTGTGATTACTGATATATTGTTTCCCCTCTAGTTTGTGTATGTCAACAGCGCCTTCTCACCAAATCCAGATGAGTTGGTAATTGATCTATACAATGTAAGTTTCatgcttatattatttttgcatgTAATTATTCAAGATGTATGTCTTTTACTGACCAGACATTTTACCTTCGTTTGACAACCACTTTACTGGAAGATGGATatagtgttttttttcttttccttattttcttTGACTGGAAGATGGATACTGTTCCCTTTCTTATCACCAGGCTTTAGTTTTGTACTGGTGTTCTTAGGATGGATGTCCTTTGGTGATCTTACATTTTACTTTCATTTgaagtttttgtttttgtaaaaaaataattgttttctcATGACACTTATGTGCTAAGTTGCGTGGACTCTTCTCTTTCTATGCCACACCCGTGTCCGGttctccaaaaatacactacttttggagaatccCACATGCGCCCtttaacatttttgaagagtccgagcaacataatttatttgttcCCTCTCTTTTCACAACATACATTTTTTGACGCATGATAAAATTTCCTTTATTGACAATCTTTGAAgattcaaaaatcaaagaaagtCACAACTTGtattttttcaagtatttgttATAAACTACAGTATGAACCAAATATCTTCTTCGACCAACAGTCCACAATCTCTAGACAGTCAAAGAGAGACCaatatatcattcttttttgaAGGCACTTAGTTGTTGTTTGCCTTGGGTTCTCTTTGCTATTTGaagtaaaacaaattttaaCAACTCAGCATCATACATGAGCTCTCGATGCATTTATGGACAATCGGTAGAAAATTATATGTTTCTTTTTGAGTTTTCCTATTTTTGCCTCGTCTCTTCTCTCCTTGCTGATGTCATTGACTATTCATTCCTTTTCTTGAGCTGGTCTAGTTACTAAACTTGATTAGACTGTTAACTTTGTTTTCACATCGTATTATTGACATATTATCTATTTTCTCTCCTTTTTCGCAGAACTTTGGTTTTGATGGTAAGTTGGTGGTCAATTATGCATGCTCCATGGCGTGGGGCTGAGAACTCCTGGTTGTTTGCGCTACAACGCTTCAAAGCTTCAAAGCCTCCTCCATACATGAGTAAATAGATAGTATGTAAGATAGAAACCCAACATCAATGATTAGTCAGATTGTTATTCTGTAGATTGTTCAGTATATAACTACTCGTATGATTTCTATATCGATGCTTTGTGCTTCAGTAGTCTCCTTATGTACTATTCACCAGCTCTTCAAAGTTCAGACTTGGATATCTGTTATATTCGTATGAGAAGTTGTGAGTTCCTTTCAACTCTCACAATTGCCACCCTTTAATTCTGTAAAGTTAACAATCCTCTTTCATTGGTGTgtaatttcaaatttgtttgtAACTTTCATCTCTATATTGGGATTTGATTGTGCTCAGTTAAAAGAGCTCCTAAAGTTAGATATCGAGTACTACATTGTGCTAACCCCATGGAAAGTCCTTGTGTTGCATCCTTTGTTCAATATCCATTTGTCAAGGATTGTGGTACGATGGATCGAATCCTTTCACTTTTAATCAGAGGTTTCGGATTCTACGCTAGGGGGTCACTTCCTCTTATAACGGGCCTTATGTAACGTGAATCCAGCTAAATGGACTCCCAAAGTAGATATCGAAAGCTGCATTATGAGCCTGTCCTAGTTCTTCCATGGTAAGGACACACATTAACTCTCTACCAATGCTAAATCCATTTTAGAATTCTGTTGCAGTAGAATAGACATTTGTGTCAATGACGAGGCACTAGTGACCATATCTTGCACTACTGAAAGCCTTTGTGGAAGGGGAGTTACTCTAGTCCACTTTTTCCTGTTCCAATAGCTTGCCTATTGCCATCGATTTTAGCTAATTGAAGGCATATAAGAAATTATACTTCTTATGTCCCAATTTTTCTTatgtcccaatttatgtgacgcatttttcttttaagtctGTCTCAAAAAGAATGTAATCTTCCCATATATTGGaaataatttaataactttAGAATTCTTATTTTACCTCAAGTGAAATGAGACcataaacttcataaaatgTCTTTCTTTCGTAGATTTTGTGTCAAGTCAAACAGTGGCAGGTAGTTGAGATGGAGGGAGTACCAATTTGGGGTTTTTAGTTGTCATTCTATCTTCTTTTAGTGTAGTCACTTTCTCTAACCATGTGCCTTTTAGGACCACTTAACTCAATGCACCCTTTGTCATATAAAACATGCATGTTTATGCAATGgtttattcatttatatatatattgttaatcTAATACTTGTAATTACATGATTGAGCTTAAATGGGACAATAAGGATCGATATAGCCAATCTCGATTTGTTTGAGACTGAGGTGAAAATGTTGTTGGTAATCTTATAGTAATTACAACATTTTATTGCAATACAATTGAACAAAGAAAAGAGGAAGATAGTATTTTGgaacttgaaaatttgaattggtTTACAAGTAGTAGTATTGAGGAAACTAACAAACATTCTACTTGACAACTAAGTTGGTTGAGGCTACAACATTCCTTGATGAAGCACAAATCAAGAAGCTCAAGGGTGTGCTTGGAGGCACTAGCTAGAACTTGCAATTCTCTTGCCTTTGATCCTTCTTTCTAGCAATACAATGTTATTTTGAGCTTAATTCTAATGAATAACTTGCATGCTACCTAAACAAAGAAGTCTCTAGTTTTAATGTATGGCAATGCTACCTAGTATACAACTTCGTCTACCTTGATTTACGTGAAACTGTTtgatttgacataaaatttaagaaagtaagtaAGACTAttgaaatttgtgatttttaatGCTCTGGTGACAggtaaaataaaagttttaaagtataattattttcaattatagaaaagtaacattttaatattatataaattgagataGATGATGTAACTgtaaaacaaagaagaaagccTATATAAAACCGCTTATTcagaaaataaatttctaatAGAATAATATTACGATAATTTAACAGAACAAGACCACGAAAATGAAAGAGGaggaaattaaacaaaaaaaaaagcatagaAAAGGAAATAAGAAGATGATAATGTGACATCCTTAACGTAGTAAATAACTTGTTTTTCTTAATCAAAGGTGTTGTATTCGAGTCCTACAGATTTCATTATgaatatcaaatattaaatgaaaaattaataacaaaaaaaatgagataaaaataaacaatgttaTTTCGAATTTTATCAGATTTCATTATgaatatcaaatatcaaatgaaaaattaataacaaaaaaatcaaaaaaatatacagagaagaaaaaattccGCAAATAATACTTATTCTCAAACCCTTATCTGATATTGCCcaactttatttttcatatgtttgtttatattatacctaaatattttatttccataccaaataacaataaatatataaatataaaaatcacttttttaaaaagaaactttCTTTGGTACCAAAACACACACTTTGTTTTATATCCTATAATGAAGGTGTTTCTACTATTAatacatattttctttatttattaatataaatatcgaacaattttatttattcaaaattatttaaataaaaaatcactcaatattttatttcttttctaccTTTTTATTCAtccctttattttcttttgccATACGTACTAGGCTACTAGCATTGGTATATATAGCTAGCGTTTTGTCATAGATTTCTAATTATTCTTGGTAAATATTATTTGGGTGgaaatttatgtaaaatttcACCATTTGTTTGGCcatagtatttaaaaaaatatatttcactttttagaaaatatgatttacactcataagttttaaaaatatcaaaactaaccataaatttgtattacaagtcaattggatctttgttacaacaataataaatagtgtccatgacactagagcaatgtgataatttggagtgagtgcaacaagcatCATctcatacatcgtgaagtagacaaaACATATAACTTTGTTATCTTGAGCGATTGTTTATCATTTCATCAATAACCATATCATCATTTGACATTCACCGAATATTTCATCACCACTGTGGAATTAACGTacaaaattatgtaatacaacatAATCAACAACTATaaagggtatttttgtaaaagataaaagtttgaggtgaaatttcaatttttaaaagatctcaaataatgagatttgacccaaataatataagaaactagtatttgaaaatttgagatatttatcaaaaatatttatcaaataatgacaaaatatATGGACAAACACTATTTCCAAAATTTTTCTCCAGATATTATTTGAGAAATCTATAATCACACggtccatatttttttttctctgttcTAATTTATACATAGTGTTTTATCTTAGTTGtttccaaaaaaaaactattataattTAGCAACTAATTTTACCCTTAATTATGTAATTTGTTTGTATTATCACCAacacatattttaataataaatatatacgtGGAACTTTCATGaccatttatttaaaatattaattttgatattctaCATAAATTTTAGTAACCCGTTATACCTTTAATTACAAAATTTGTTTATACTTTCACTATCACATATTATACTTATCTTACTACatatattacaatatttttctgTACAACGAAAGGTCTAGAATTGTTTTATggattaaataacaaaatagtgaaataattttattgtgGAACAAGAAATTAGTGGGTAATTAGTGATAGATAATAGTGATTATTTGagctaaaaaaaaacaattcacaCCTTTTCCAATTTATATCCACTAACATATACATTTgatgttttaatttaatattaaaataaataaatatcagtGTATCATCTTTCATGGTTCCTTGGAGAGTTGAGGGTGGAGGGCAGCTAGATATAGTCCAAGGTGGTTAATCAGAtactatttatcaaaaaattttattatatgtatataaaaaattgtatgaaatatatatcaaaaactatatatatatatatatatatatatatatatatatatatatatatatattgttccctacgttttaaaaagaataaactcCTTTCCTTcttagtctgtttcaaaaagaacgactattttccttttttagtaCTCCATGCGTTCCATTTTATGTAACacttttcacattttgagattcaaacaaATGTATCTTTGACCGTAATTTTTTCATAGAtccttttattttgaattatcaattattgtgagtTATAGTAATCTTTacataatttacaaatatataaatttcatttcaaaaaatttgaaaattccaTATGCAAATGTCAAGTCAAAGTTAAACTATTTGACTCtcgaaaaagagaaaagacataaagttaTCACTGAAGTTGTctcgaattttcaaaaagagacATTAACTTTGTAGGTGTCCTATTTCCCCATTGAACAATTTAAGAGTGTTATAAATATCTCATTTCTTACCCAACCCCAATTGCAAGAAAAGAGGTGCAATCACGCACCAATAGTCGTTTGAcacatattaaatttttttaatttttaatttttagtttcattttcattttattatttttat
Proteins encoded in this window:
- the LOC101259616 gene encoding ubiquitin-like protein ATG12 gives rise to the protein MAADSRKVIVHLRATGDAPILKQAKFKIAGTDKFIKVIDFLRRQLHRETLFVYVNSAFSPNPDELVIDLYNNFGFDGKLVVNYACSMAWG